The following nucleotide sequence is from Psychroflexus torquis ATCC 700755.
TATTAGGTGTGTTAACCACTTAAAATGATTACAAACCCTCATACCCAACGGTTGGTTGGATGAGGGTTTTATTTTTTTAGAATTTAAAACACTTATCATATATGGATTTAATTACTCCTGAATACGGACTATTTGTTTGGCAAGTTGTTGTCTTGTTTGTCCTTATTTTCTTATTAACTAAATTTGCTTGGAAGCCTGTAATGAAGGCCGTTGGAGAAAGAGAAGCTTCAATCAATGATGCCTTAGCTTCAGCAGAAAGAGCGAAAGAGGAAATGGCCAATCTGAAAGCAGATAACGAGAAATTGCTTCAGCAAGCAAGAGCCGAAAGAGATGAAATGTTGAAAGAGGCTCAA
It contains:
- a CDS encoding F0F1 ATP synthase subunit B, translated to MDLITPEYGLFVWQVVVLFVLIFLLTKFAWKPVMKAVGEREASINDALASAERAKEEMANLKADNEKLLQQARAERDEMLKEAQDMKKSIISEATEDANEKSERILEKAQITIQSEKKQALLEIKSQVAELSVQIAETVVKKQLDDKKEQMTLVNKMLDDVKLN